From the Sediminispirochaeta bajacaliforniensis DSM 16054 genome, the window CTGGGGATATACACGTCCCTTTTCACGGACCATGCTGCAGAAAAGACAACAACAGAGCTCTCCCCCTGGTGAAGACTCGATCCGGTAACCGCGGGAAAGATCTTCCTGAATGGTCTTTGATAGATAAATATCGTTATTGTTTAACATAAAAAAGACAATACGATATGTTGTTTAATTAATCAAGTACCTATATTTCGACAATAGCCCCATCTGCAAAAGAAAGAGTCACACCACTGGTTGCTTTTTTATAGAGTCGTAAGTCATCCATCATCTGGACCGATACACGCGGAACAAGCTGCCCATGTATCGTGATTTTCAAAAGTTCGGGATTGTGCTGATAGACCGCTTTCTTCCGTCGATCCAGCTCAAGAAAAAGCTCCTCTCGTTTGGCGGTATGCATCTTTAATTCAACAAGTTTTCCTTTCAATTTTGCACGTTGATCCGGTCGCATATTTATAATTCGGTCCTTTGCCTTTGACAGATCCAGATCAAGTCCGATATGACTCATGAGCTTATTGATATGAAGCTCAAGAGCCGCTATTGCCTCCTCGATATTTCGAAGGGATTGTTCCGCATAGCTGTTGTAACCGGCAATGAGAGAGGTATCCTGGACCAAAGAACCGACACTGTGAAGGCGAAGTTCCAGCATTGCCGCGCAACTACCGCCGCTCACGGCCTGGTGCCGTTCCTTTATTCCCTTACCAAAGACGGAAAGAACTCCTCCTGCAAAAAGATGTGCATTGAGTGCATACTTGTTGATCAGCAGATTACCTTCACAATAGACACGGGCATCCTGTACAAAGCCGAAAGCGGCATCCCCTCCCGCCTGGATCTTGGTATCGGAACCAATGACACCACCTTGAACAGAAAGATTACCTTCGCTTCGAAGCTCCACACCGTTTTCCACCAGGCCGGTAATGAAGACCGATCCTTTGGAAAAAACGGAAAAACCGCTTAGTACCGATCCCTTGATGAGTACATCTTTTTCATAGACGACGTTGCCAGTTTTCAGATCGACATTGCCTTCGACGACCATAAGCTCGGTAACAGACACACTGTGATCGGAAAGATGAACCACGCCACCGATGGCCGCAAAAAAACAGGTCACGCCATCTTTTGATTCGGCCCGGATATTTTCTTCTCCGCTAAAGGGAC encodes:
- a CDS encoding DUF342 domain-containing protein — protein: MPLPDDTLLEVTGFEDIHSLKDLLQLRESLMRLYTAMAPEGGGEAFDQLPKTVFLAEGDPVCRLMADVASAEGLSLSRQLPFDRQSIEFSRDGKWFLYQAKLSGYLVWNEGLTVISPILRLSPYLLSFRKLPLCDGSEGLSLHLSTFCETRRRSNLDPNITILSPEEAAQLPSMPEVETPLIRGLEPIPGRDARIRVLVKEETPVDSLLDQVDYRDFHHYIVASTDQLLVEKEEATAGRTGVTVDGKRIEVDPGKDRPFSGEENIRAESKDGVTCFFAAIGGVVHLSDHSVSVTELMVVEGNVDLKTGNVVYEKDVLIKGSVLSGFSVFSKGSVFITGLVENGVELRSEGNLSVQGGVIGSDTKIQAGGDAAFGFVQDARVYCEGNLLINKYALNAHLFAGGVLSVFGKGIKERHQAVSGGSCAAMLELRLHSVGSLVQDTSLIAGYNSYAEQSLRNIEEAIAALELHINKLMSHIGLDLDLSKAKDRIINMRPDQRAKLKGKLVELKMHTAKREELFLELDRRKKAVYQHNPELLKITIHGQLVPRVSVQMMDDLRLYKKATSGVTLSFADGAIVEI